In one window of Streptomyces sp. NBC_01224 DNA:
- the rpsS gene encoding 30S ribosomal protein S19, whose product MPRSLKKGPFVDGHLIKKVDVQNEAGTKNVIKTWSRRSMIVPAMLGHTIAVHNGKIHVPVFVTESMVGHKLGEFSPTRTFRGHVKDDRKSKRR is encoded by the coding sequence ATGCCGCGCAGTCTCAAGAAGGGGCCCTTCGTCGACGGCCACCTCATCAAGAAGGTGGACGTACAGAACGAGGCAGGCACCAAGAACGTCATCAAGACCTGGTCCCGTCGCTCGATGATCGTCCCGGCCATGCTGGGTCACACCATCGCGGTGCACAACGGCAAGATCCACGTCCCGGTGTTCGTCACCGAGTCGATGGTCGGCCACAAGCTCGGCGAGTTCTCGCCGACTCGCACCTTCCGCGGCCACGTCAAGGACGACCGGAAGTCGAAGCGCCGCTAA
- the rplV gene encoding 50S ribosomal protein L22, whose protein sequence is MEARAQARYIRVTPMKARRVVDLIRGMDATEAQAVLRFAPQAASVPVGKVLDSAIANAAHNYDHTDASSLVISEAYVDEGPTLKRFRPRAQGRAYRIRKRTSHITVVVSSKEGTR, encoded by the coding sequence ATGGAAGCCAGGGCCCAGGCGCGGTACATCCGCGTCACGCCCATGAAGGCCCGCCGCGTGGTGGACCTCATCCGTGGCATGGATGCCACGGAGGCTCAGGCGGTCCTGCGTTTCGCCCCGCAGGCCGCGAGCGTGCCGGTTGGCAAGGTGCTGGACAGCGCCATTGCCAACGCTGCACACAACTACGACCACACCGACGCCTCTTCGCTGGTCATCAGCGAGGCGTATGTGGACGAGGGCCCGACCCTGAAGCGGTTCCGTCCGCGTGCTCAGGGCCGTGCCTACCGGATCCGTAAGCGGACCAGCCACATCACCGTGGTCGTCAGCAGCAAGGAAGGAACCCGGTAA
- the rplR gene encoding 50S ribosomal protein L18: MAYGVKIAKGDAYKRAALKRRHIRVRKHISGSPERPRLVVTRSNRHMVAQVIDDIAGHTLASASTLDVSIRGGEGDKSTQAKQVGALVAERAKAAGVEAVVFDRGGNQYAGRIAALADAAREAGLKF; the protein is encoded by the coding sequence ATGGCATACGGCGTAAAGATCGCCAAGGGCGACGCCTACAAGCGTGCCGCCCTCAAGCGTCGCCACATCCGCGTCCGCAAGCACATCTCCGGTTCGCCGGAGCGTCCGCGCTTGGTTGTGACGCGGTCCAACCGCCACATGGTGGCCCAGGTCATCGACGACATCGCGGGCCACACGCTCGCGTCGGCGTCGACCCTGGACGTCTCCATCCGTGGTGGCGAGGGCGACAAGAGCACCCAGGCCAAGCAGGTCGGCGCCCTGGTCGCTGAGCGCGCCAAGGCCGCAGGCGTCGAGGCCGTCGTGTTTGACCGCGGTGGTAACCAGTACGCCGGGCGGATTGCCGCTCTGGCTGACGCCGCCCGTGAAGCCGGGCTGAAGTTCTAA
- the rpmC gene encoding 50S ribosomal protein L29, with protein sequence MSAGTKASELRELGGEELLNKLREAKEELFNLRFQAATGQLENHGRLKSVRKDIARIYTLMRERELGIETVESA encoded by the coding sequence ATGTCGGCCGGTACCAAGGCGTCCGAGCTGCGCGAACTGGGCGGCGAGGAGCTTCTCAACAAGCTCCGCGAGGCCAAGGAAGAGCTGTTCAATCTCCGCTTCCAGGCGGCGACGGGCCAGCTCGAGAACCACGGTCGGCTCAAGTCCGTCCGTAAGGACATCGCCCGGATCTACACCCTGATGCGCGAGCGCGAGCTGGGCATCGAGACGGTGGAGAGCGCCTGA
- the rplW gene encoding 50S ribosomal protein L23: protein MSEATVTSKTYSDPRDVLVKPVVSEKSYALLDENKYTFIVAPGSNKTQIKQAVEAVFSVKVTGVNTINRQGKRKRTKTGFGKRADTKRAIVTLAEGDRIDIFGGPTS from the coding sequence ATGAGCGAGGCGACCGTTACCAGCAAGACCTACTCGGACCCGCGCGACGTTCTCGTCAAGCCGGTCGTTTCCGAGAAGAGCTACGCGCTGCTCGACGAGAACAAGTACACGTTCATCGTCGCGCCCGGCTCCAACAAGACCCAGATCAAGCAGGCCGTGGAAGCGGTCTTCTCGGTCAAGGTCACCGGGGTCAACACGATCAACCGGCAGGGTAAGCGCAAGCGCACCAAGACCGGTTTCGGCAAGCGCGCTGACACCAAGCGCGCCATCGTGACCCTCGCCGAGGGCGACCGTATCGACATCTTCGGCGGCCCGACCTCCTGA
- the rplX gene encoding 50S ribosomal protein L24, producing MKIKKGDLVQVITGKDKGKQGKVIVAYPAQDRVLVEGVNRVKKHTKAGQTARGSQTGGIVTTEAPVHVSNVQLVVEKDGNKVVTRVGYRFDDEGNKIRVAKRTGEDI from the coding sequence ATGAAGATCAAGAAGGGCGACCTGGTTCAGGTCATCACCGGTAAGGACAAGGGCAAGCAGGGCAAGGTCATCGTGGCCTACCCCGCTCAGGACCGCGTCCTCGTCGAGGGTGTCAACCGGGTCAAGAAGCACACCAAGGCCGGTCAGACCGCTCGCGGTTCGCAGACCGGTGGCATCGTCACGACCGAGGCCCCCGTCCACGTGAGCAACGTTCAGCTCGTCGTGGAGAAGGACGGCAACAAGGTCGTCACGCGCGTCGGTTACCGCTTCGACGACGAAGGCAACAAGATCCGCGTTGCCAAGCGGACGGGTGAGGACATCTGA
- the rplP gene encoding 50S ribosomal protein L16, translating into MLIPRRVKHRKQHHPKRSGMSKGGTQVAFGEYGIQALTPAYVTNRQIEAARIAMTRHIKRGGKVWINIYPDRPLTKKPAETRMGSGKGSPEWWIANVKPGRVMFELSYPNEKIAREALTRAAHKLPMKCRIVRREAGES; encoded by the coding sequence ATGCTGATCCCCCGTAGGGTCAAGCACCGCAAGCAGCACCACCCGAAGCGCAGCGGTATGTCCAAGGGTGGCACGCAGGTTGCGTTCGGCGAGTACGGCATCCAGGCGCTGACCCCGGCGTACGTGACGAACCGCCAGATCGAGGCAGCTCGTATCGCGATGACCCGCCACATCAAGCGTGGCGGCAAGGTCTGGATCAACATCTACCCGGACCGCCCCCTGACGAAGAAGCCTGCCGAGACCCGCATGGGTTCCGGTAAGGGTTCTCCCGAGTGGTGGATCGCGAACGTCAAGCCCGGTCGGGTGATGTTCGAGCTGTCCTACCCGAACGAGAAGATTGCTCGTGAGGCGCTTACCCGCGCTGCTCACAAGCTTCCGATGAAGTGCCGGATCGTTCGGCGCGAGGCAGGTGAGTCGTGA
- the rpsC gene encoding 30S ribosomal protein S3 — MGQKVNPHGFRLGITTDFKSRWYADKLYKDYVKEDVAIRRMMTKGMERAGISKVEIERTRDRVRVDIHTARPGIVIGRRGAEADRIRGELEKLTGKQVQLNILEVKNPEVDAQLVAQAVAEQLSSRVSFRRAMRKSMQSTMKAGAKGIKIQCGGRLGGAEMSRSEFYREGRVPLHTLRANVDYGFFEAKTTFGRIGVKVWIYKGDVKNIAEVRAENAAARAGNRPARGGADRPAGRGGRGGERGGRGRKPQQSAPAAEAPKAEAPAAAAPAESTGTEA, encoded by the coding sequence ATGGGCCAGAAGGTAAACCCGCACGGGTTCCGGCTCGGCATTACCACGGACTTCAAGTCCCGTTGGTACGCCGACAAGCTGTACAAGGACTACGTCAAGGAAGACGTCGCCATTCGTCGCATGATGACGAAGGGCATGGAGCGGGCCGGCATCTCGAAGGTCGAGATCGAGCGCACCCGCGACCGCGTCCGCGTTGACATCCACACCGCCCGCCCGGGCATCGTCATCGGTCGCCGTGGCGCCGAGGCCGACCGCATCCGTGGCGAGCTGGAGAAGCTGACCGGCAAGCAGGTCCAGCTGAACATCCTCGAGGTCAAGAACCCCGAGGTGGACGCTCAGCTGGTGGCCCAGGCCGTCGCCGAGCAGCTCTCCTCCCGCGTCTCCTTCCGTCGTGCCATGCGCAAGAGCATGCAGAGCACGATGAAGGCCGGCGCCAAGGGCATCAAGATCCAGTGCGGTGGCCGCCTCGGCGGCGCCGAGATGTCCCGCTCGGAGTTCTACCGCGAGGGCCGTGTGCCCCTGCACACGCTCCGCGCGAACGTCGACTACGGCTTCTTCGAGGCCAAGACGACCTTCGGCCGCATCGGTGTGAAGGTCTGGATCTACAAGGGCGACGTCAAGAACATCGCCGAGGTCCGCGCCGAGAACGCTGCTGCCCGCGCTGGCAACCGCCCGGCCCGTGGCGGCGCTGACCGCCCGGCCGGCCGTGGTGGCCGCGGTGGCGAGCGTGGCGGTCGCGGTCGCAAGCCGCAGCAGTCCGCGCCGGCAGCCGAGGCCCCCAAGGCCGAGGCTCCCGCCGCCGCTGCTCCGGCTGAGAGCACCGGAACGGAGGCCTGA
- the rplD gene encoding 50S ribosomal protein L4: MSTIDILSPAGDKAGTVELPSEIFDAKTSVPLIHQVVVAQLAAARQGTHKTKTRGEVRGGGRKPYRQKGTGRARQGSTRAPQFAGGGVVHGPQPRDYSQRTPKKMKAAALRGALSDRARHSRIHVVTGVVDGAVSTKAAKTLFGKISERKNLLLVVDRADEAAWLSARNLPQVHILEPGQLNTYDVIVSDDVVFTQAAFESFVSGPQTAETEGSDA; this comes from the coding sequence ATGAGCACCATTGACATCCTTTCGCCGGCAGGCGACAAGGCCGGTACCGTCGAACTCCCCTCGGAGATCTTCGACGCGAAGACCAGCGTTCCGCTGATCCACCAGGTCGTCGTCGCACAGCTGGCAGCTGCCCGTCAGGGCACGCACAAGACCAAGACCCGCGGCGAAGTCCGTGGTGGTGGCCGCAAGCCGTACCGCCAGAAGGGCACCGGCCGCGCGCGCCAGGGTTCGACCCGTGCGCCGCAGTTCGCCGGCGGTGGCGTCGTCCACGGCCCGCAGCCGCGTGACTACTCGCAGCGGACCCCGAAGAAGATGAAGGCCGCCGCCCTGCGCGGTGCCCTCTCCGACCGGGCACGCCACTCCCGTATCCACGTCGTCACCGGCGTGGTCGACGGTGCAGTCTCCACGAAGGCCGCGAAGACGCTGTTCGGCAAGATCTCGGAGCGCAAGAACCTGCTCCTGGTCGTCGACCGCGCCGACGAGGCCGCGTGGCTGTCCGCCCGCAACCTGCCCCAGGTGCACATCCTGGAGCCGGGCCAGCTGAACACGTACGACGTGATCGTCTCTGACGACGTGGTCTTCACCCAGGCCGCCTTCGAGTCCTTCGTGTCTGGCCCCCAGACCGCTGAGACCGAAGGGAGCGACGCCTGA
- the rpsJ gene encoding 30S ribosomal protein S10, producing the protein MAGQKIRIRLKAYDHEVIDSSAKKIVETVTRTGASVAGPVPLPTEKNVYCVIKSPHKYKDSREHFEMRTHKRLIDILDPTPKTVDSLMRLDLPAGVDIEIKL; encoded by the coding sequence ATGGCGGGACAGAAGATCCGCATCCGGCTCAAGGCCTACGACCACGAGGTCATCGACTCCTCGGCGAAGAAGATCGTCGAGACGGTGACCCGCACTGGTGCGTCGGTCGCGGGCCCGGTGCCGCTGCCCACTGAGAAGAACGTGTACTGCGTCATCAAGTCGCCGCACAAGTACAAGGACTCGCGCGAGCACTTCGAGATGCGCACGCACAAGCGCCTCATCGACATCCTCGACCCCACGCCGAAGACGGTTGACTCGCTGATGCGTCTCGACCTGCCGGCGGGCGTCGACATCGAGATCAAGCTCTGA
- the rplF gene encoding 50S ribosomal protein L6 — MSRIGKLPIQVPAGVDVTIDGRTVAVKGPKGTLSHTVASPIEVTKGEDGVLNVVRPNDERQNKALHGLSRTLVANMITGVTQGYTKALEISGVGYRVQAKGSNLEFALGYSHPILIEAPEGITFKVESPTKFSVEGIDKQKVGETAAKIRKLRKPDPYKAKGVKYAGEVIRRKVGKAGK; from the coding sequence ATGTCGCGAATCGGCAAGCTCCCCATCCAGGTTCCCGCCGGTGTGGACGTCACCATCGATGGCCGTACGGTCGCAGTGAAGGGCCCCAAGGGCACCCTCTCGCACACCGTTGCGTCGCCGATCGAGGTCACCAAGGGTGAGGACGGCGTTCTGAACGTCGTCCGCCCGAACGACGAGCGTCAGAACAAGGCCCTTCACGGCCTGTCCCGCACGCTGGTGGCGAACATGATCACCGGTGTGACCCAGGGATACACCAAGGCGCTCGAGATCAGTGGTGTCGGTTACCGCGTCCAGGCGAAGGGCTCCAACCTGGAGTTCGCCCTGGGCTACAGCCACCCGATCCTGATCGAGGCCCCGGAGGGCATCACCTTCAAGGTGGAGTCCCCCACGAAGTTCTCCGTCGAGGGCATCGACAAGCAGAAGGTCGGCGAGACCGCGGCCAAGATCCGCAAGCTGCGGAAGCCTGACCCGTACAAGGCCAAGGGCGTCAAGTACGCCGGCGAGGTCATCCGCCGCAAGGTCGGAAAGGCTGGTAAGTAG
- the rplC gene encoding 50S ribosomal protein L3 codes for MAKNIKGVLGEKLGMTQVWDENNRVVPVTVVKAGPCVVTQVRTNDSDGYESVQIAFGEIDPRKVNKPLKGHFAKADVTPRRHLVELRTPDASEYTLGQEVTAEVFESGVKVDVTGKSKGKGFAGVMKRHNFKGGKASHGAHRVHRMPGSIGGCATPGRVFKGMRMAGRMGNERVTTQNLTIHAVDAEKGLLLIKGAVPGPNGGLVLVRTAAKGA; via the coding sequence ATGGCTAAGAACATTAAGGGCGTCCTGGGCGAGAAGCTCGGCATGACCCAGGTCTGGGACGAGAACAACCGGGTCGTCCCGGTGACCGTCGTCAAGGCCGGGCCCTGCGTCGTCACCCAGGTCCGCACCAACGACAGCGACGGCTACGAGTCGGTCCAGATCGCCTTCGGCGAGATCGACCCGCGCAAGGTGAACAAGCCCCTCAAGGGCCACTTCGCCAAGGCCGACGTGACCCCGCGCCGCCACCTGGTGGAGCTCCGCACCCCTGACGCCAGCGAGTACACGCTGGGCCAGGAGGTCACTGCCGAGGTGTTCGAGTCCGGCGTCAAGGTTGACGTCACGGGCAAGAGCAAGGGCAAGGGCTTCGCCGGTGTGATGAAGCGTCACAACTTCAAGGGTGGCAAGGCGTCCCACGGTGCCCACCGTGTGCACCGCATGCCCGGCTCCATCGGTGGCTGTGCCACCCCCGGCCGTGTCTTCAAGGGCATGCGCATGGCGGGTCGCATGGGCAACGAGCGTGTCACCACCCAGAACCTGACCATCCACGCGGTTGACGCGGAGAAGGGTCTGCTCCTCATCAAGGGCGCAGTCCCCGGTCCGAACGGCGGCCTCGTCCTGGTCCGTACCGCGGCCAAGGGGGCTTGA
- the rplB gene encoding 50S ribosomal protein L2: MGIRKYKPTTPGRRGSSVADFVEITRSTPEKSLVRPLHSKGGRNNAGRVTVRHQGGGHKRAYRVIDFRRHDKDGVPAKVAHIEYDPNRTARIALLHYADGEKRYIIAPRGLTQGDRVENGPAADIKPGNNLALRNIPVGTTIHAIELRPGGGAKFARSAGASVQLLAKEGTMAHLRMPSGEIRLVDARCRATIGEVGNAEQSNINWGKAGRMRWKGVRPTVRGVAMNPVDHPHGGGEGKTSGGRHPVSPWGQKEGRTRSPKKASSKYIVRRRKTNKKR, from the coding sequence ATGGGTATCCGCAAGTACAAGCCGACGACCCCGGGCCGTCGTGGCTCCAGCGTCGCCGACTTTGTCGAGATCACGCGGTCCACGCCGGAGAAGTCGCTGGTCCGCCCCCTGCACAGCAAGGGCGGCCGTAACAACGCCGGTCGTGTGACCGTTCGCCACCAGGGCGGTGGCCACAAGCGCGCCTACCGAGTGATCGACTTCCGTCGTCACGACAAGGACGGCGTGCCGGCCAAGGTCGCGCACATCGAGTACGACCCGAACCGCACCGCGCGCATCGCGCTCCTGCACTACGCGGACGGCGAGAAGCGCTACATCATCGCGCCGCGTGGCCTGACGCAGGGCGACCGTGTCGAGAACGGCCCGGCCGCCGACATCAAGCCCGGCAACAACCTGGCGCTGCGTAACATCCCGGTCGGTACGACCATCCACGCCATCGAGCTGCGGCCCGGCGGCGGCGCGAAGTTCGCCCGTTCCGCGGGTGCCTCCGTGCAGCTGCTGGCGAAGGAGGGCACCATGGCCCACCTTCGTATGCCGTCGGGTGAGATCCGCCTGGTCGACGCCCGCTGCCGCGCCACCATCGGTGAGGTCGGCAACGCCGAGCAGTCGAACATCAACTGGGGCAAGGCCGGCCGCATGCGCTGGAAGGGCGTCCGCCCGACCGTCCGCGGTGTCGCGATGAACCCGGTTGACCACCCGCACGGTGGTGGTGAGGGCAAGACCTCCGGTGGTCGCCACCCGGTCTCGCCGTGGGGTCAGAAGGAGGGTCGTACTCGCTCGCCGAAGAAGGCATCGAGCAAGTACATCGTCCGCCGCCGCAAGACGAACAAGAAGCGCTAG
- the rplN gene encoding 50S ribosomal protein L14, which produces MIQQESRLRVADNTGAKEILTIRVLGGSGRRYAGIGDVIVATVKDAIPGGNVKKGDVVKAVIVRTVKERRRQDGSYIRFDENAAVILKNDGDPRGTRIFGPVGRELREKKFMKIISLAPEVL; this is translated from the coding sequence GTGATCCAGCAGGAGTCGCGACTTCGCGTCGCCGACAACACGGGTGCGAAGGAAATCCTCACCATCCGTGTTCTCGGTGGTTCGGGTCGCCGCTACGCGGGCATCGGTGACGTCATCGTCGCCACCGTCAAGGACGCGATCCCCGGTGGCAACGTGAAGAAGGGTGACGTCGTCAAGGCCGTCATCGTTCGCACCGTCAAGGAGCGTCGCCGTCAGGATGGCTCGTACATCCGCTTCGACGAGAACGCCGCCGTCATTCTGAAGAACGACGGCGACCCCCGCGGCACCCGTATCTTCGGCCCGGTGGGCCGTGAGCTGCGCGAGAAGAAGTTCATGAAGATCATCTCGCTCGCGCCGGAGGTGCTGTAA
- the rpsH gene encoding 30S ribosomal protein S8: MTMTDPIADMLTRLRNANSAYHDSVVMPHSKIKSHIAEILQQEGFITGWKVEDAEVGKNLVLELKFGPNRERSIAGIKRISKPGLRVYAKSTNLPKVLGGLGVAIISTSHGLLTGQQASKKGVGGEVLAYVW; the protein is encoded by the coding sequence ATGACCATGACTGATCCCATCGCAGACATGCTCACGCGTCTGCGTAACGCGAACTCGGCGTACCACGACTCCGTCGTGATGCCGCACAGCAAGATCAAGTCGCACATCGCGGAGATCCTCCAGCAGGAGGGCTTCATCACCGGCTGGAAGGTCGAGGACGCCGAGGTCGGCAAGAACCTCGTCCTCGAGCTGAAGTTCGGCCCGAACCGCGAGCGCTCGATCGCCGGCATCAAGCGAATCTCGAAGCCGGGTCTGCGTGTATACGCAAAGTCCACCAACCTGCCGAAGGTCCTCGGCGGCCTGGGCGTGGCGATCATCTCCACGTCCCACGGTCTCCTGACCGGCCAGCAGGCCAGCAAGAAGGGCGTAGGTGGGGAAGTCCTCGCCTACGTCTGGTAG
- the rpsQ gene encoding 30S ribosomal protein S17, translating to MSEKTVTETNTDRGFRKTREGLVVSDKMDKTVVVAVEDRVKHALYGKVIRRTNKLKAHDEQNAAGVGDRVLLMETRPLSATKRWRVVEILEKAK from the coding sequence ATGAGCGAGAAGACTGTGACTGAGACGAACACCGACCGCGGTTTCCGCAAGACCCGTGAGGGTCTGGTCGTCAGCGACAAGATGGACAAGACCGTCGTCGTCGCTGTCGAGGACCGTGTCAAGCACGCGCTGTACGGCAAGGTCATCCGCCGTACGAACAAGCTCAAGGCGCACGACGAGCAGAACGCCGCAGGCGTCGGCGACCGCGTCCTCCTGATGGAGACCCGGCCGCTGTCCGCCACGAAGCGGTGGCGCGTCGTCGAGATCCTCGAGAAGGCCAAGTAA
- a CDS encoding RNA ligase family protein — translation MRTHYPRTAHLPWSPGATSDDVRIADLSGLTGREVVVTEKLDGENTTLYADGLHARSLDSAHHPSRGWVKALQGRIGSRIPEGWRVCGENMFARHSIPYDGLESFFYGFSVWDGEHCLGWDRTVVLLRELGIPVPPVLWRGVFDARAEKTLRALRPDTGRQEGYVVRPADGFGAPDFGRRVAKWVRPGHVQTDTHWMHASVVENGLGPAAALWAVRSGAPVDAAALADATGTAPGDAGAALAMGDSLDASGRTGDDRLTGVLAALLHRGRRAELAPALAGALGMRSARRISDLVGLHPALHRPYPDEERRTGLVRMSFAADLPLLHALAAAVADTDGTREQVEWSALHAQDVQEPDGLREAFADLEPAAADRCRAQAHEAYALGRVTTAEEAVAATWRWRTGDFPRLVHLVGPSGSGKSTFARALPGVDTYLSLDDLRLARGSRADQRANGEVLREGLDRLDTALAAGGTVVWDATSLNAHQRSLVHAVARRRDALLTHAVALVGEAELIRRNERRTHPVPPRVLASQLHRFVPPYPGQAHRTWYIGASGTVEDRA, via the coding sequence ATGCGTACGCACTATCCGCGCACCGCGCATCTGCCCTGGTCCCCGGGGGCCACCTCGGACGACGTACGGATCGCGGACCTCTCCGGGCTGACCGGTCGCGAGGTCGTCGTCACCGAGAAGCTGGACGGCGAGAACACCACGCTCTACGCCGACGGACTCCACGCCCGCTCGCTCGATTCCGCCCATCACCCCTCGCGGGGGTGGGTGAAGGCGCTGCAGGGCCGGATCGGGTCCCGTATACCCGAGGGGTGGCGGGTGTGCGGGGAGAACATGTTCGCGCGCCATTCGATCCCGTACGACGGCCTGGAGAGCTTCTTCTACGGCTTCTCCGTCTGGGACGGGGAGCACTGCCTGGGCTGGGACCGGACCGTCGTCCTCCTGCGCGAGCTGGGGATTCCGGTGCCGCCGGTGCTGTGGCGCGGAGTGTTCGACGCGCGGGCCGAGAAGACGCTGCGGGCGTTGCGGCCCGACACCGGACGGCAGGAGGGGTACGTCGTACGGCCCGCGGACGGCTTCGGCGCACCGGACTTCGGGCGCCGGGTGGCGAAGTGGGTGCGGCCCGGCCATGTACAGACCGATACGCACTGGATGCACGCCTCCGTCGTGGAGAACGGGCTCGGCCCGGCCGCCGCCCTGTGGGCCGTACGGTCGGGGGCACCGGTCGACGCGGCTGCGCTGGCCGACGCGACAGGCACGGCACCGGGTGACGCCGGGGCTGCCCTCGCGATGGGCGATTCCCTCGACGCGTCGGGCCGGACGGGCGACGACCGGCTGACCGGCGTACTGGCCGCGTTGCTGCACCGCGGACGGCGTGCGGAGCTGGCACCCGCGCTGGCGGGGGCGCTGGGGATGCGATCTGCCCGGCGCATCTCGGATCTCGTCGGGCTGCACCCCGCACTGCACCGCCCGTACCCGGACGAGGAGCGCAGGACCGGCCTGGTCCGGATGTCGTTCGCCGCCGATCTGCCACTGCTGCACGCGCTGGCCGCCGCCGTGGCGGACACCGACGGGACGCGCGAGCAGGTGGAGTGGTCGGCGCTGCACGCACAGGACGTACAGGAACCGGACGGGCTGCGCGAGGCATTCGCGGATCTGGAGCCGGCGGCCGCCGACCGCTGCCGGGCGCAGGCACACGAGGCATACGCCCTGGGCCGGGTCACCACCGCCGAGGAGGCCGTCGCCGCGACTTGGCGGTGGCGGACCGGGGACTTCCCGCGCCTGGTCCATCTGGTGGGCCCCTCCGGCAGCGGCAAGAGCACCTTCGCGCGCGCTCTGCCCGGTGTCGACACGTATCTCTCGCTCGACGATCTACGGCTCGCCCGGGGATCGCGCGCCGATCAGAGGGCCAACGGGGAGGTGCTGCGCGAGGGGCTCGACCGGCTGGACACCGCGCTCGCCGCGGGTGGCACGGTCGTCTGGGACGCCACCTCGCTCAACGCGCACCAGCGCTCCCTGGTGCATGCGGTCGCCCGGCGCAGGGACGCGCTGCTCACCCACGCCGTGGCCCTGGTCGGCGAAGCGGAGCTGATCCGGCGCAACGAACGCCGCACCCACCCGGTGCCCCCTCGGGTGCTGGCCTCGCAGCTGCACCGGTTCGTACCCCCGTACCCCGGCCAGGCACACCGCACCTGGTACATCGGCGCGAGCGGAACCGTGGAGGACAGGGCGTAG
- the rplE gene encoding 50S ribosomal protein L5: MATTTTPRLKTKYREEIAGKLHEEFSFENVMQIPGLVKIVVNMGVGDAARDSKLIDGAVRDLTTITGQKPAVTKARKSIAQFKLREGQPIGCHVTLRGDRMWEFLDRTLSLALPRIRDFRGLSPKQFDGRGNYTFGLTEQVMFHEIDQDKIDRVRGMDITVVTTATNDDEGRALLRHLGFPFKEN; the protein is encoded by the coding sequence ATGGCTACCACCACCACTCCGCGTCTGAAGACGAAGTACCGCGAGGAAATCGCCGGCAAGCTGCATGAGGAGTTCTCGTTCGAGAACGTCATGCAGATCCCCGGTCTGGTCAAGATCGTGGTCAACATGGGTGTGGGCGACGCCGCCCGCGACTCCAAGCTGATCGACGGCGCCGTGCGCGACCTCACCACGATCACCGGTCAGAAGCCGGCCGTCACCAAGGCCCGCAAGTCCATCGCGCAGTTCAAGCTGCGCGAGGGCCAGCCGATCGGCTGCCACGTCACCCTCCGTGGTGACCGGATGTGGGAGTTCCTGGACCGTACGCTGTCGCTCGCGCTGCCGCGTATCCGTGACTTCCGTGGTCTGTCGCCGAAGCAGTTCGACGGCCGTGGCAACTACACCTTCGGTCTCACGGAGCAGGTCATGTTCCACGAGATCGACCAGGACAAGATCGACCGGGTCCGGGGCATGGACATCACCGTGGTCACCACGGCGACCAATGACGACGAGGGTCGTGCCCTCCTTCGTCACCTCGGCTTCCCGTTCAAGGAGAACTGA
- a CDS encoding type Z 30S ribosomal protein S14: MAKKSLIAKAARKPKFGVRGYTRCQRCGRPHSVYRKFGLCRVCLREMAHRGELPGVTKSSW; this comes from the coding sequence GTGGCGAAGAAGTCCCTGATCGCTAAGGCCGCCCGTAAGCCGAAGTTCGGCGTCCGCGGGTACACCCGCTGCCAGCGCTGCGGCCGGCCCCACTCCGTCTACCGCAAGTTCGGCCTGTGCCGCGTGTGCCTTCGTGAGATGGCTCACCGTGGCGAGCTGCCGGGCGTGACCAAGAGCTCCTGGTAA